CTTTATTTGACAGTCTCACAAGGTGAAtatttcattaaacaaaatataataatcaatGTAATACAAAAATTTTCGAGAAATacgtaatttttacatttaaataattggtAACGTAAAAATAAAGTATGTATCTGTAtgtacacaccatgagttcaattTTCATTTCATGAACAGTagggaacattagtgtatttaattaattcaccggacccaaacatacacagtttcaaatgcactggctcagttaacatttatagactagtaataatagcagtgtaaatcttatttgcatttgaagtgatattataaatcctgtaaacatatattgaaggtaatatttggatttctccggttctctgcactggTGTTCAGCACAACAGGAAGTATCAAAGTACACACTCGCAAGACcagaaatccaagatggcggagatatgcaacttgCCCATTAAAGGGTATGCTGTTTCGAACGCAGCCCAACAAAATCTCATTTTGACATCTTGCGTGGTTCTGTgggatttggacaacttcaagttacgcctctTTCATCAAGTTACGCCCCTGTCTTGCAATCTGCAGACAGACCCTTCTCAGATTTCGCGTGCATTTCTCATGTTCTTCACTATCCTCCCCGTCTTTTTTTGACGCTTCTTTTTAAAGATTGAGCCGCAGTACAGACAGGATAGTCTGGTGGTATGGACCATAGGAGCTCAGGGAAGTTAAAACTGTGCCCGTCAGAATCATGCTGATAATGCCGGCAACCCACAGCATTTAACGAGGCTTGAATATCCAAAAGTGCTGAGCACTCATATCTCAACACAGATAAAGCAAACGCTGGAAACAAGCACATTTCTAGCAAAACACAAATTGAAATCCTAGGGAAACGACGGCTAGGCGTGCaacagcaggtgcataaacacacttatttttttttattttttttgtttactccatgtagttctgagagcatgaggtgcatatttggattttttcatcaaggtaagtgcacaaaggtctctctcacaccatctctctctctcgctctctctctctctctctctctctctctctcactcacacacactataatttgcagttatactccatataactatagccagaaactaagccttttttgcacaggcctacataaagggttaatggtcccacctagtgatcaactgtaaaaataacaaacgTTACAGTACCTCTTCCGAACAGGGTAAACCACCAACactcaagaatctcacacacacacacacaaacactataatttgctctTATTCTCCATATAACTcaatatacaagccagaaactaagccttttttgcacaggcctatctaaagggttattggtcccacctagtgatcaactgtaaaaataacaaattttacctcttcccaaaagggaaaaccacaaacaatcaagaatgcatgattacatggtgtcatggctttgcaataaaaaaaaaagtcattataatggaagtaatttaggcaaaaacagccaccaacaacaaatgagggagaaaaaaattaaatctaatgctgcacaaaaactaacaatgcatcaaagccaactAATCTTtcacatgcccaagactgtgataaaaggtaaaaaaaaaatatccagtccaaaatcaatttttatattgaaaatatgtaattttgtgtatttccccaaatcagtgacataatttatgtacttggtaattaaagagttaaaatcttggattttgttttttttaaacatttggtagttttgatcaggactgattAATAGAGttatgcaatgttatttttttattattattttttttttcattttcccaaaatatgggtcaaaataagatttgtcaccaaaaatcattccattgattagctcaaacacagagaaagttgtggccaaaataagactcaactttaccccctagtgggcGAAAACGTACCAAACAACACATAAGGGTTaatatcaatgaaaaataaagtgataacaggattcctaaaaaaataaaacaattttaaaacaataaaataaatacagatctTTCCACTTGCATTTAAACAGGTTTTTCAGTTTGTATATATTCCCCATGGAATTttgttcagagatgaagactaGCGGTTGGGAAATAAACTCAAAATGAAACAACTGCCatgaatcttttttattttattttttattttttcatatcaatattccattttgagaatcgatacagtatcGCCAATCAAAATATTGCGATACTCACGTgtatagatatttttttacaCCCCTATTATAAAGAAACATTGCAGTGTGCTTATTAAAATGCCTTCGTTATGCCTGTGCATAATATATCTGATACCACtcttaaaatatatgtttattttgtttagtaaaaaaaaaaaaaaaaaaaacagaagtcattcattgcatttttttattattttcaattattcttgACAGCAGTTTCAGAAAGTACAGAGAATGTTAAAggcataaataatatataatgactATAGTATAATATAGAATATAGTATAATGACTATAAATCAGAAATTGCACTTCTGGCCCATCATACcaaggaaataaaaatatatgaattgcATTCTATGTGTTACAGTATTCAGCCTctttacatactgtataaaatgaAGTAAACGTAAGCATCTCAGTGGTTGAGATTTTTCTAAATTCAATGTAAATTTAATAGTATGGGTAAATTGGCAGATTTTATAGCACCTTTGATTTACAGTGTGTTGTATTACAAGTACAGTTTGGATCAgattaaatctattttttatgttttcatcataagtttaaaaaactttttgttttctAAACACACTTATTATACACTATATATTGATTATCTTaaaatcagtatatatatatatatatatatatatatatatatatatatatatatatatatatatatatatatatatatattatttttttattttatttttttactatttcactTGACTTTTTCTGATGTGCAGATTCCATTTTTTATCTAACAATACATTGAATCAATGCAACCACTAACCCTTGCAATTATAAACTGGTGCAGGACTACTGTTTGTGTGTGGGACACATACTACAGTACTATAACAATGAGACATTATTAAGTAGAAAATGCAGAAACTTGAAtgaattacttattttaaaaaccaaTGAGACTTTGAGTGGCTATTTATGACTAAAATATGAGGAAGAATAGGCGGAATCTTTTGAGGAAGCAGGAAGCATTGGAAGACCTGATCGGGGGTCTGTCTTACAACGAGCCAAGGCCTGTTTGTAGTTTATCTTCTCCTTTGTGATGGGGTCAGTCAGCTCTTTTGCATAGTTGATCTCTTCCTGAAGCTCTCTCATCATTGTGCTGTCAATCATCTTAGAGCTGACAGCATCAACAATGTTAACTCTTCCTGCTTTGTTGGGGTTGACCAACCCACCCGTCAGAAATTGTGCCTCCATGTATCTCATGGCATTCTCTTTGGGCATCCACCCTTTCTGTACAGCCTCTCCAAGTGACAGACGTTCTTTGGTCATAGGGTCCTCAACTCCAGTGAAAGCCTTTTGAGCATTTAATAAACGTTGTAGTTGACTGGACTCAATCAGATTTCGATCAGCTGCTTTGTTGACAGAATATCTTATGCTGTTTTTGATGTCCACAATGCCACCAGTGGCTGCCTGTGCTTCAAGCAGTTTTTGGCCAGTGTTGGTGTCAATCATCTTTTGATCCATGGCATTGCGGACATTTAGACATGAATTAGTGTGTATATCATACACACCACAAATAGGGAACTCTTCATTAAGCTGTTGAGTAGCTTGGCTGGTAACTGGGGTGTATGAACGAGATTTTGTTTCACCAGCCACAAGAAGAGCAAACTCTGAGATTGGCATTTTGCCATCCTTGTACTGTTGTAGTTGGTATTTAGTTACCCTGCCTTCTTTTAGTGCATTATTGATGGAGTACTGCTTGCCACTCTTCCGATCTTGCAAGACAGATATCTCACCATCAGGTCCCATTTTGGTGATTTCTTCCCAGTCACACTCTAGTTCCTGTAATTGTATGTACTTGCTGCGATCAATGAAGCCTTGCATGTAGGCATCATATGGTGACATGTCTTTACCAGTGTTAGGGTCCAAGATGCTGATCTTTGTTGACACATTGACTTCTTTAGTGTGAGTTTCGGAGGAATCCTCCTTCCTCAAACTGTTCTTTAGCTCCCTGATTATGTTATCTCGCTTATGAATTGTGTCCTTCTCATCCAGGATCTCCCTTTCCAGCCTTTGAACGTCTGATTCCATTTTAATGCTTCTTTGCCTGTTCATTTGATTTCTTTCACTCATCAGTCTAGACTGCTGTTGGAATGAAATGCTGATGTTTTGTCTTTCAGATTCCAAAGTTCTCAGCTCTCTCTGgagattttctttttctctttgcaGCTTATCCTGATCATGAATCAAGTTGGTCTCCTCCAGAGACGTGGTAGTTCTTTTGCTTGCTTGGCGCTGCAGTTTCTCATCTAGACGGTGGATTTCATCTTCAAGGTCTCGTCTGGCATTTTTCTTCTGAATTAATTGTTGTCTAAGGTGAGACAGTTCTGCTTCCACAGCCTGATCTTTCTCTACACGAACAACGTCTTTATAGATGGTCTTCTCAACCGACTTCTCTCGCTGCAAGATTTCAATTTCCAGTGTCAATTTCCTGATGTCTCTCTCTAAACGCATAATGTCACTGCTCTCCTTATCCATATCTGTTCGAAGACCATTGGTCAGTTTATCTAGTTTTGGATCCCTTTCAACTTTCAGAACTTCCTCTATGACTATGTTCTCTTCAATAGGAGGTGGGGCAGTTTCTAGCTCATGGATTCTGGATTTAATTTGTCTCAGCTCAGTTTCAACCTGGATCTTCCGTTGCCTTTCATCACTGCTCCTGATGGCAATCTCCTTGTCCTCTATAAGTGCTCTCATCTGCTGCACCTCTAGCTCCAATTTTCTCCGATTCTTCACTTCTTCATCTAGACTCCTACCTAGTCTATCATGATCAAGGATCTGCCTTGGGTCCTTTTGTAGACGCACCACCTCTTGCACTAGTACTTTTTCCTCTGGTTTTTGTCTCTCAAGCTGGATATATTTATTCTGAAGATCAAACACCATTTCCTCTATAGTTCTGCGCCTCTGAGTTTCCTCACGGACTTCTCTCCTGAGACGATCTGCCTCCTTCTCCAGAAGTGGGTCATCAACATACTTAGTAACATCCTTAGTAACAATCTTGGTCTCCACTTTTGACTTTTCAGCCTTCCATTCATCCCTGTCTTTTCTAAGACGGATAAGATCATCCTGCAACGTACTGTAGGTTTTTTGTAGGGAATATACTTGATCAGACAGCCTCTGTATTTCTCTTACATTCTCTGGACTTCTTTCCTCTTTTACAACCTCCTGAACTACTTCCTTATACTCAATTTTGGGTTTCTGTGCATAAAGTATTTCAAGCTCTGTTCTGACATGGCTAATTTGTCTCTCAAAGTCTGAGGACTGTCTACTATTGTCTTGAAGCTCCCTTCTCAAGCGTTGCATCTCTGCCTCTGTCTCAGGGGCCACCCTAAAGTTCTCATTTATGATTTCTTTGACTTCCACTTTGGGTTTTAACTGTTGTATCTGGACATGGTGTGACTGAAGGTTGCTAAGCTCAGCCATGAGACTTCTGTTCTCATTTCTCACTTTTTCTATTGTAGTCAGAAGATCCTTAGACTCACTTATGAGTCCTGGGTCCTGCTCAACCCTTTTCACCTCCTTGGTGACAACTTTTGGCTCTAAAGTTGGGATGAGCCTCTCTAGAGAATTGATCTGGCTCCTGGTTTGGGAGATTTCACTTTTTAGTGAGTTGCTCCTCTCACCTTCATCTGAGATAGCCATCTCAAATGTCCTAACTGCCTTCAACATTTCTGGATCTTTTTCCAGTCTTAATACTTCCTTTTGCACCACCTTCtcttttatgttttgctttttttgctCCAAAATTGTCATCTCTGTTTGCAGGTAAGTTTTCTCTTGATCTTTAACTTTAAGTTCACTTCTCAATTTGCTTATGTTTTCTCTAATTTTTGATGCTTCTAAATCCAACTGAGGGTCTTTCTCTACCTCTGTCACTTCTCTTGTTACTAATTTGGGCTTGGTGTTCTTAAGTTCACTTTCCAGGCTAGTGATCTTTCTTGTCAGTACCTCAATCTCACTCTGTGTTTTGGTGCATTTCAGCGCTTCTTCATGAATTTTCTTTTGAAAGTCCTCCACACTGGCTTCAAGTTTAGGGTCACGGTAATACTGCAGAATCTCCTTCTCCTCCACTCGTTCCACACCTCTTCGATTCTTCAGAGATAAATATCTGTTCTTTATGGTGCTCAGGCTATTCTCTGCATTGGTACGTTTTGCCATTTCCTCCTTTAATTCTTTCTGGAGAACTTCAGTGTCCTCAGCTGATTTTTGCTGCATCTGTTGTTGTTGTACAGCATTTACTTTTACCACATTCTGTGTAAATGGAGGAAAGACCAGTTAATATTTCAAAGGTGATTAGTTTGAACACTTACATGGATTTTACTTTTCATAACATAGATAGTGGATTTTCATCATGGTGCAAATTATCCCTTCTGATCTACAAAAAACTACATAAAACGTTGAGCACCTCAGCCATAATGGATTTTGCTAAGTTCATCTGGTTGAGTAATTGTTCACTCTCAGCAGCTGTCTCAGCATAATGGTTTGTAAGATCCTTCTCCTGTAGTACAACAAAATAAAGAATTAAGTATTTAATTGATATTAGTAAGTTTatgtaatgttttacatttcaGATATCTCACCTGTTTTGCAACAGAGCTAGCTAGGGTGGAGGTGTGATTTCTTTTAGAATCTGTCGGAGGTATGTCATCAAGAGTAGCTTTGTACTTAACACAATTCATCTCATATTCCTGTccaaaataaatatcatatacaATTTCATAACAccatttaaacaacaaaaaaattacatttaattattttcataattttattatgaCAGTGTTTTAGTGcagtgttaaataaaaaataaatctaaatttatgAAACTAAATTCATAATACTTTGAGAATAATTTCAAAATTAGAATAAAGTTGTAGCAATATCAGATTACAGTTGTTATATTCTGAAAAATCTAAATTCAGATTAAAGTcaaaataacaagaataaatttaTAGCAATGTGAGATTATCATAAAACTTTGAgaataaatttattaatttgaaaattctacctacactgcaaaaaaacatCTGGTGTAACCCAACCTTTCATTCATCACATGTTTTTAACATTAGAAACAGACTTTTTTTTGGAATTTTCAcattaaccccttaccagtcaccccccattttttagcatggagacagaaatgacatacccaaaataaaaaggtttctgctcatgattctttgacaagatacataatcaacatttgttcacaaagctgatgTTTACTGGTCAGAaatcagaattactcagactgttatgataataagagatatatatatataagctcaaacataaaaactaaaatatatgtaataaatgtatttaaaaaatgttgatgtaagatatgagtttagaaatgagttagactttttttttcaagccATATATACTTAATTAACAAAAACtgaatttattcttgtaattctgactttattctcgaaatacTATGACTTTAATATCATAATGCTagaactttattctcaaaatattaccaCTTTAATCTCATATCACCACgtctttattcttgtaatttctTGTAAAATCTCTTAATCttagatttgtttttttgcacagcaatAAAATGCTATCATAGTTTTATACCCCCATGTAAGTAAAACTTTATATGTAATTCTGGATAATTACTGTATAATATACTGTAGCACAATTATTTAACTTACTTTGAGAACATTCTGGAGATCCTTGGAGAGATCAACCACCCTGTCCATGTCATCGCCTTTCCTCTGTATATCCTCTATCACCCTCTTTTAAGTAAAAGATAACCACATTGAGAGTTGTACTGTTTTATTCTatcatttacagtattttatataaTCTGATATAGTCTACAAAACTAACCTTCTGAGAGTTCTGCTTTGCATTGATTTGAGTCAAATCATCTGTGGGGTTTATCTTGTTGTCAGGTAGATTGTGCAAGAAGGAGCTCAGTGATTGGCTCACATTCTGGAAGT
This genomic window from Carassius gibelio isolate Cgi1373 ecotype wild population from Czech Republic chromosome A6, carGib1.2-hapl.c, whole genome shotgun sequence contains:
- the evpla gene encoding envoplakin a, producing the protein MFKKKENTMKEDSKISKSQVRNLALLIARMQKNADTVEKDVLHAEELLLIDADNEKNNRKLQHQKETADLLGQAEGLLKDLFLDMDKAKKMKHPQAGEIENDVSRLHERWLKDCTLYRELYEQLNEVGLQPRINWALVLNQKQKEASKEEYGPTLADLKKQTAAHNILHKEIESYNNQLSPGSTSSQEEYDAIKKQYANLLDNSKWRRHYLNSLYDYMQDCEKEVAYMREEQNKILKQDWSDQTVDHADIRRQYENFKNNSLLSHESEVNKLQDDGDRLIELKHPAASTVQAQRDNVRNEWQKFLNLCICQETHLDNLEEYKRYQLDADTLSEALSKLGSTVDAKALNGKTSTEIQMQLEAEERPLQRNEQLLADLRKRSTSITPLKLRRTPPSKTTTVESLCDWKSPKASLNRGELFNLKSNTDNDNWEVQSNDGTIKTFPGVCFMIPPPDPDAIKKVDLLGKELEDLKKRRAALRTSLNNQPSKASVSQAPVPAPRAEENTKAVELASRLNQMDKDLAQVEMDTLSSLRAPLNRMDPATDLAKRLNEQEKTTAALQQLEKQRAAAQRDLEPLLSKDSNGPTSSTLPQKLSDAKNKQDSLAALIDLYRKKANASMVLERQLRKMDNTVSGFEKQLSDDGAIPDKPSAIQIRTQEIQGMRKDVVGAQSEMQKLSEDLEALKKICSSLQQGYQEYCPDIRRQAAEVKNLQSRYANVSNQLNERERFLQETNTKHQDFQNVSQSLSSFLHNLPDNKINPTDDLTQINAKQNSQKRVIEDIQRKGDDMDRVVDLSKDLQNVLKEYEMNCVKYKATLDDIPPTDSKRNHTSTLASSVAKQEKDLTNHYAETAAESEQLLNQMNLAKSIMAENVVKVNAVQQQQMQQKSAEDTEVLQKELKEEMAKRTNAENSLSTIKNRYLSLKNRRGVERVEEKEILQYYRDPKLEASVEDFQKKIHEEALKCTKTQSEIEVLTRKITSLESELKNTKPKLVTREVTEVEKDPQLDLEASKIRENISKLRSELKVKDQEKTYLQTEMTILEQKKQNIKEKVVQKEVLRLEKDPEMLKAVRTFEMAISDEGERSNSLKSEISQTRSQINSLERLIPTLEPKVVTKEVKRVEQDPGLISESKDLLTTIEKVRNENRSLMAELSNLQSHHVQIQQLKPKVEVKEIINENFRVAPETEAEMQRLRRELQDNSRQSSDFERQISHVRTELEILYAQKPKIEYKEVVQEVVKEERSPENVREIQRLSDQVYSLQKTYSTLQDDLIRLRKDRDEWKAEKSKVETKIVTKDVTKYVDDPLLEKEADRLRREVREETQRRRTIEEMVFDLQNKYIQLERQKPEEKVLVQEVVRLQKDPRQILDHDRLGRSLDEEVKNRRKLELEVQQMRALIEDKEIAIRSSDERQRKIQVETELRQIKSRIHELETAPPPIEENIVIEEVLKVERDPKLDKLTNGLRTDMDKESSDIMRLERDIRKLTLEIEILQREKSVEKTIYKDVVRVEKDQAVEAELSHLRQQLIQKKNARRDLEDEIHRLDEKLQRQASKRTTTSLEETNLIHDQDKLQREKENLQRELRTLESERQNISISFQQQSRLMSERNQMNRQRSIKMESDVQRLEREILDEKDTIHKRDNIIRELKNSLRKEDSSETHTKEVNVSTKISILDPNTGKDMSPYDAYMQGFIDRSKYIQLQELECDWEEITKMGPDGEISVLQDRKSGKQYSINNALKEGRVTKYQLQQYKDGKMPISEFALLVAGETKSRSYTPVTSQATQQLNEEFPICGVYDIHTNSCLNVRNAMDQKMIDTNTGQKLLEAQAATGGIVDIKNSIRYSVNKAADRNLIESSQLQRLLNAQKAFTGVEDPMTKERLSLGEAVQKGWMPKENAMRYMEAQFLTGGLVNPNKAGRVNIVDAVSSKMIDSTMMRELQEEINYAKELTDPITKEKINYKQALARCKTDPRSGLPMLPASSKDSAYSSSYFSHK